A genomic region of Phragmites australis chromosome 2, lpPhrAust1.1, whole genome shotgun sequence contains the following coding sequences:
- the LOC133910056 gene encoding B3 domain-containing protein LFL1-like produces the protein MVGISKRRSSPASTSSSSGDGRPRQVTRKRRSARRWSRGAARRPPAPRPANELDSNTAALDPDHYDTGLRVILQKELRNSDVSQLGRIVLPKKEAEAYLPVLISKDGKFLCMHDLLNAQLWTFKYRYWPNNKSRMYVLENTGDYVRAHDLQQGDFIVIYKDDENNHFVIGAKKAGDEQTATVPQLHEHISAALPASQVIHEYAAPVAPEADILAMVPQAAENYEIFDGILNSLPEIPVANVRYSDFFDPFHDCMYMTNHSVDLDTHFHDEKTGNSSFPKPKSGPVM, from the exons ATGGTCGGCATCAGCAAGCGCCGCTCCTCCCcagcctccacctcctcctcctccggcgacgGAAGGCCGCGGCAGGTCACCCGTAAGCGCAGGTCCGCCCGCCGTTGGTCCCGCGGCGCCGCCCGGAGGCCTCCGGCGCCTCGACCT GCAAATGAGCTGGACTCGAATACAGCTGCTCTTGATCCAGAT CATTATGATACTGGATTGAGAGTTATCCTGCAGAAGGAGCTCCGAAATAGCGACGTAAGCCAACTTGGGAGAATCGTTCTCCCCAAG AAGGAGGCAGAGGCTTACCTCCCCGTTCTGATATCAAAGGACGGAAAATTTTTATGTATGCATGATTTGCTAAATGCACAGCTGTGGACCTTCAAGTACAG ATATTGGCCCAATAATAAAAGCAGGATGTATGTACTTGAAAATACTG GAGATTATGTCAGAGCTCATGATCTTCAGCAAGGAGACTTCATTGTGATATACAAAGACGATGAGAATAACCACTTT GTCATAGGAGCAAAGAAGGCGGGAGATGAACAGACTGCCACTGTGCCACAACTCCATGAGCATATCTCTGCCGCTTTGCCAGCTTCACAAGTTATCCATGAATATGCAGCTCCCGTTGCACCAGAAGCTGATATCCTCGCCATGGTGCCACAAGCTGCTGAGAATTATGAGATATTCGACGGGATACTGAACTCTCTGCCAGAGATACCAGTAGCCAATGTGAGGTACTCTGACTTCTTCGATCCATTTCATGACTGCATGTACATGACCAACCACTCCGTTGATCTGGATACGCATTTCCATGATGAGAAGACTGGGAACTCTTCGTTTCCCAAACCAAAGTCTGGGCCTGTGATGTGA
- the LOC133910054 gene encoding putative Peroxidase 48, translated as MLGPLALGAICLLAFLIVVLSNGGLRTEASMSASAFSLDDYEDGSDDDDSSSFSFTFPETQTRGLAFGFYDETCPGAEEIVSSTVRKLYHADPNVAAALVRLFFHDCFIHGCDASVLLDRINGRKSERDAAPNQSLRGFGAVEAIKARLEAACPGTVSCADILALAARDSLVLVGGPSYPVLTGRCDSSESFYDEVGAHFPAPNATYAMTLDAFARRGFTERETVALLGAHSIGKVRCKFFKDRIYNFAGTGEPDDSIDPDMVGEMRAACGGDSDGTAPMEMGYYRRGREVGFGAHYYAKLLEGRGILRADQQLTAGSTVRWVRVYASGGRGEEVFREDFAHAMVKLSALAPLTGSDGQVRITCSMPVEDSEP; from the exons ATGTTAGGACCTCTAGCCCTGGGAGCCATCTGCTTGCTTGCCTTCTTGATCGTCGTCCTGAGCAACGGCGGTCTCCGTACGGAGGCCAGCATGTCCGCGTCCGCATTCTCACTTGACGACTACGAGGACggcagcgacgacgacgactcgTCGTCTTTCTCCTTCACCTTCCCTGAGACCCAGACACGCGGGCTGGCGTTCGGGTTCTACGACGAGACGTGCCCGGGCGCCGAGGAGATCGTCTCGTCCACCGTGCGGAAGCTCTACCACGCTGACCCCAACGTCGCTGCCGCGCTCGTCCGCCTCTTCTTTCACGACTGCTTCATCCAC GGCTGCGACGCCTCGGTGCTCCTGGACCGCATCAACGGCCGCAAGTCGGAGCGGGACGCCGCCCCGAACCAGTCGCTTCGAGGCTTCGGCGCCGTCGAGGCGATCAAGGCGAGGCTGGAGGCGGCGTGCCCCGGGACCGTTTCCTGCGCGGACATCCTGGCCCTCGCCGCGCGGGACAGCCTCGTCCTGGTGGGCGGGCCGAGCTACCCGGTGCTCACCGGCCGCTGCGACAGCTCCGAGAGCTTCTACGACGAGGTGGGCGCGCACTTCCCGGCCCCGAACGCCACCTACGCCATGACGCTCGACGCGTTCGCGCGCCGCGGCTTCACGGAGCGAGAGACCGTCGCGCTCTTAG GAGCGCACAGCATCGGGAAGGTGCGGTGCAAGTTCTTCAAGGACAGGATCTACAACTTTGCCGGGACCGGCGAGCCGGACGACTCCATCGACCCGGACATGGTCGGCGAGATGCGCGCTGCGTGCGGCGGCGACAGCGACGGCACGGCGCCGATGGAGATGGGGTACTATAGGCGGGGCAGGGAGGTGGGTTTCGGCGCGCACTACTACGCGAAGCTGCTGGAGGGCCGGGGCATCCTGCGCGCGGACCAGCAGCTCACGGCGGGGAGCACCGTCCGGTGGGTGCGCGTTTACGCGTCCGGGGGGCGCGGCGAGGAGGTGTTCCGCGAGGACTTTGCGCACGCCATGGTTAAGCTTTCGGCGCTCGCGCCGCTCACCGGGTCAGACGGGCAAGTTCGGATCACCTGCTCAATGCCCGTCGAGGACTCTGAACCGTAA